Proteins from a genomic interval of Candidatus Binatia bacterium:
- a CDS encoding DNA methyltransferase, whose product MAISASEIERRDVFRFGHQTLYLSDCIEWLASARRNSIAAVITDPPYGLIEYSAKEQKKLRAGRGGVWRIPPSFDGANRRALPRFTVLSSDDREALMDFFIGWGEALLPILKPGAHVVIAGNPLVSPLVAYALEQAGFERRGEIVRLVRTFRGGDKPKGAEGEFPNVSTMPRSCWEPWGLYRKPIDRRTVAMNLRKWGVGGLRRISEETPFLDVIESGTTPDRERRIAPHPSVKPQSFLRRMVEALLPLGTGTILDTFAGCATTLAACESQGITGIGVEIDKEYFGMATVAIPKLAALTI is encoded by the coding sequence GTGGCGATCTCCGCTTCCGAGATCGAGCGGCGCGACGTTTTCCGCTTCGGTCATCAAACACTTTATCTCAGTGACTGTATCGAATGGCTCGCGAGTGCCCGGCGTAATAGCATCGCAGCCGTCATCACAGACCCGCCCTACGGTCTCATCGAATACAGCGCAAAGGAGCAGAAGAAGCTTCGCGCCGGACGCGGGGGGGTGTGGCGTATTCCGCCGTCGTTCGACGGGGCGAATCGCCGGGCGTTGCCGCGTTTCACCGTTCTTTCGAGTGACGATCGCGAGGCTTTGATGGATTTCTTCATAGGCTGGGGTGAGGCGCTGCTGCCGATACTCAAGCCAGGCGCGCACGTCGTGATCGCCGGTAATCCCTTGGTATCTCCGCTCGTCGCTTACGCGCTAGAACAGGCAGGTTTCGAGCGACGCGGCGAGATCGTGCGCCTCGTTAGAACCTTTCGCGGCGGTGATAAACCCAAAGGCGCGGAAGGCGAGTTTCCAAACGTTTCGACGATGCCGCGTAGCTGCTGGGAGCCCTGGGGGCTCTACCGCAAGCCGATCGACAGGAGAACCGTTGCGATGAACCTGCGAAAGTGGGGCGTCGGCGGCTTGCGGCGGATTTCCGAAGAGACGCCGTTCCTTGACGTTATCGAAAGCGGCACGACGCCCGATCGCGAACGGCGCATCGCCCCGCATCCTAGCGTTAAACCTCAATCATTCCTGCGACGGATGGTAGAGGCGTTGCTGCCACTTGGAACCGGCACTATACTCGACACGTTTGCCGGGTGCGCGACGACGCTCGCCGCTTGCGAATCTCAGGGAATCACCGGCATCGGCGTCGAGATCGACAAGGAGTATTTCGGCATGGCGACGGTCGCGATCCCAAAGCTCGCCGCTTTAACGATTTAG
- the rpmA gene encoding 50S ribosomal protein L27, with the protein MADFDLQLFASKKGAGSTRNGRDSNAQRLGVKRFGGERVTAGHILVRQRGTRFYPGSNVGIGRDHTLFALIDGIVEFNSESARKRVSVVPAA; encoded by the coding sequence ATGGCGGACTTCGATCTTCAACTTTTTGCCTCTAAAAAGGGCGCGGGTTCCACCCGTAACGGCCGCGACTCCAACGCGCAGCGCCTCGGCGTCAAGCGTTTCGGCGGCGAGCGGGTCACCGCGGGCCACATTCTCGTTCGTCAGCGCGGCACGCGCTTCTACCCAGGCTCGAACGTCGGGATCGGGCGCGACCACACGCTCTTTGCCTTGATCGACGGCATCGTCGAGTTCAACAGCGAGAGCGCGCGCAAGCGCGTCTCGGTCGTGCCGGCCGCGTAA
- the obgE gene encoding GTPase ObgE, translating to MQFIDEAEITVAGGDGGDGIVAWRREKYVPKGGPAGGDGGHGGSVYLQATAELSTLVEFRFRRSFAAENGKAGGTSNKSGRSGADVTIGVPIGTIAFRTRADGTDELLADLKSDGARALAAKGGRGGLGNQHFATSVRQAPRFAERGEPGERCSLRLELRLLADCGIVGVPNAGKSTLLSVISAARPKIADYPFTTLEPQLGVVRVSDEESFVAVDVPGLVAGAHEGVGLGDQFLKHVERTRALVHLLDGAKPLGEILDEKETIERELAAWNPQLVEKPRLLVLNKIDLPDARASLEDLRARFPEIRAISAATGEGVQELVYAVARAIEAAPLPEVVAAEPARIELSAANAFRIEREEDGAFVISGERVERLAAMTNFDSDEALARFERALGKMGVEKRLAELGAEEGDTVRIGPYEFTYS from the coding sequence GTGCAGTTCATAGACGAAGCGGAGATTACCGTAGCCGGCGGAGACGGCGGCGACGGCATCGTCGCGTGGCGTCGAGAGAAGTACGTTCCCAAGGGCGGACCGGCGGGAGGCGACGGCGGACACGGCGGCAGCGTCTATCTGCAAGCGACCGCCGAGCTATCGACGCTCGTCGAGTTTCGCTTTCGCCGCAGCTTCGCGGCTGAGAACGGCAAAGCGGGCGGCACGTCAAACAAGTCGGGACGCAGCGGCGCCGACGTGACGATCGGCGTTCCCATCGGCACGATCGCGTTTCGCACGCGAGCCGACGGAACGGACGAGCTTCTCGCCGATCTCAAGAGCGACGGCGCGCGCGCGCTCGCCGCGAAAGGCGGGCGCGGCGGTCTCGGCAATCAGCATTTCGCGACGAGCGTGCGTCAGGCGCCGCGTTTCGCCGAGCGCGGCGAGCCCGGCGAGCGCTGCTCGCTGCGCCTCGAGTTGCGCCTGCTCGCAGATTGCGGCATCGTCGGCGTTCCCAACGCGGGAAAATCGACGCTGCTCTCGGTGATCTCGGCGGCCCGGCCGAAGATCGCCGACTATCCCTTCACGACGCTGGAACCGCAGCTCGGCGTCGTGCGCGTCTCCGACGAGGAGTCGTTCGTGGCGGTTGACGTCCCCGGGTTGGTCGCCGGCGCGCACGAAGGCGTCGGCCTCGGCGATCAGTTCCTCAAACACGTGGAGCGCACGCGCGCGCTCGTCCATCTGCTCGACGGCGCGAAGCCGCTCGGCGAAATTCTCGACGAGAAGGAGACGATCGAGCGCGAGCTGGCCGCGTGGAATCCGCAGCTCGTCGAAAAGCCGCGGCTGCTCGTGCTCAACAAAATAGATCTTCCCGATGCGCGTGCGTCGCTCGAAGACCTGCGCGCGCGCTTTCCCGAGATTCGCGCGATCAGCGCGGCGACGGGCGAGGGCGTGCAAGAGCTCGTCTATGCCGTCGCGCGCGCGATCGAAGCGGCGCCGCTCCCCGAGGTCGTTGCGGCCGAACCGGCGCGCATCGAGCTCTCCGCCGCGAATGCATTTCGGATCGAGCGCGAGGAGGACGGCGCCTTCGTCATCTCGGGCGAACGCGTCGAACGGCTCGCCGCGATGACGAACTTCGACTCCGACGAGGCGCTGGCGCGCTTCGAGCGCGCGCTCGGGAAGATGGGCGTCGAGAAGCGGCTCGCGGAGCTCGGGGCCGAGGAAGGGGATACGGTCCGCATCGGACCATACGAGTTCACTTACTCATGA
- the nadD gene encoding nicotinate (nicotinamide) nucleotide adenylyltransferase produces the protein MKLGVFGGTFDPIHNAHLFVAESARLLERLDRVLFVPTGKQHYRDKPQASAEHRCAMILGAIASNPGFALDETDLHGTGYTADLMPRLRAAYPDASFTFIIGADSLVNASWVRFDEVLEALERFAIAPRAGVQADVLARVVAAIPSELRERVRTLNLPEVPESATLVRTLIAQGKSIRYLVPEPVWEYIVARRLYGFDASETT, from the coding sequence ATGAAGTTGGGCGTTTTCGGCGGCACGTTCGATCCAATTCACAACGCGCATCTCTTCGTCGCGGAGTCCGCGCGTCTGCTCGAGCGCCTCGATCGCGTGCTCTTCGTGCCGACCGGCAAGCAGCATTATCGCGACAAACCGCAGGCGAGTGCCGAGCATCGTTGCGCGATGATCCTCGGCGCGATCGCGAGCAATCCCGGCTTCGCGCTCGACGAGACCGACCTGCACGGAACCGGCTACACCGCCGACCTAATGCCGCGGCTGCGCGCGGCCTATCCCGACGCGAGCTTCACCTTCATCATCGGCGCCGACTCGCTCGTCAACGCGAGCTGGGTTCGCTTCGACGAAGTGCTCGAGGCGCTCGAGCGCTTCGCGATCGCTCCACGAGCCGGCGTTCAAGCCGACGTGCTGGCGCGCGTCGTTGCCGCGATTCCGTCGGAGCTGCGCGAGCGCGTGAGGACGCTGAATCTTCCCGAGGTGCCCGAGTCTGCGACCTTGGTTCGAACGCTGATCGCGCAGGGCAAGAGCATCCGCTATCTCGTCCCCGAGCCGGTCTGGGAGTATATCGTCGCGCGGCGCCTCTACGGTTTCGATGCAAGCGAAACCACGTGA
- a CDS encoding DUF3465 domain-containing protein, with protein MSKRLAVMLPVVALLAACAPQAPDDSAVCEAFSNARSGVEVVAAGTVTRSLGTQAGRVSPHEGFLLRLDSGCSLIVRVEANTDFTGPIPIERGERVVVKGEYEYYPLGGVVHWTHRDPRGRHEGGFIEAGGQTYD; from the coding sequence GTGAGTAAGCGGCTCGCCGTCATGCTGCCCGTGGTGGCGCTGCTCGCGGCGTGCGCACCCCAAGCGCCCGACGATAGCGCCGTCTGCGAGGCCTTCTCGAACGCGCGATCGGGCGTCGAAGTCGTTGCCGCCGGAACGGTCACCCGTTCGTTGGGCACGCAGGCCGGCCGCGTCAGCCCGCACGAGGGATTTCTCTTACGTCTCGACTCCGGCTGCAGCCTGATCGTGCGCGTCGAGGCGAACACCGATTTCACCGGTCCGATACCGATCGAGCGCGGAGAGCGCGTCGTCGTCAAAGGCGAGTACGAATACTACCCGCTCGGCGGCGTCGTTCACTGGACGCATCGCGATCCGCGCGGGCGCCACGAAGGCGGGTTCATCGAGGCCGGCGGCCAGACGTACGATTGA
- a CDS encoding Maf family protein encodes MSETARLNRIVLASASPRRLEMLRSLGLDVEVSASGYDESPIDGLTPPELATRHAREKLRAVAPRRDAGVPIVAADTVVELDGRDLGKPRDAAEAVAMLASLSGREHLVHTAFALAVPGRPEWVEERETTRVRFHALDPAEIAEYVATGEPFDKAGAYGIQGRAASLIEGIEGDFYTVMGLPLARLIRAFRRLGFALPETK; translated from the coding sequence TTGAGCGAGACCGCGCGGCTGAACCGCATCGTGCTCGCGAGCGCGTCTCCGAGACGGCTCGAGATGCTGCGCTCGCTCGGACTCGACGTCGAGGTGTCGGCGAGCGGCTACGACGAGTCGCCGATCGACGGCCTCACCCCACCCGAGCTTGCGACGCGTCACGCGCGTGAGAAGCTGCGGGCGGTAGCGCCGCGGCGCGACGCCGGCGTGCCGATCGTCGCGGCCGACACCGTCGTGGAGCTCGATGGCCGCGATCTGGGGAAGCCGCGCGACGCCGCCGAGGCGGTCGCGATGCTCGCCTCGCTCTCCGGACGAGAGCATCTCGTGCACACCGCCTTCGCGCTCGCCGTCCCCGGGCGACCGGAATGGGTCGAGGAGCGGGAGACGACCCGCGTGCGTTTCCACGCGCTCGACCCCGCCGAGATCGCCGAGTACGTGGCGACCGGCGAGCCGTTCGACAAGGCGGGAGCGTACGGAATCCAAGGGCGCGCCGCGTCGCTGATCGAGGGGATCGAGGGCGACTTCTACACCGTCATGGGCCTGCCGCTGGCCCGCCTGATTCGCGCCTTCCGGCGGTTGGGATTCGCGCTTCCGGAAACGAAATGA
- the mreC gene encoding rod shape-determining protein MreC — protein MQIGAQRAGTTSPIATVASAIFTVGETVVTATIRGARALGTTLVSLPGLEAENAALKSRQRHLIEENARLHELAAAYAAESAVRPVVDLYHGIEARVIGFPPENESRAVTIDKGSHAGVRREDGVIAASGVVGRIDSVGPFSSTVVLATDYTSRIPAIVARGRWWGIARGNLESIVVEYIPQDAPLKVGDAVVTGEGRSFHSGVPIGAIVSIDRSYATLYQTAVVKPAVDLGALDRVVVVPR, from the coding sequence GTGCAGATCGGCGCGCAGCGCGCCGGCACGACGAGCCCGATCGCGACGGTCGCGAGCGCGATCTTCACCGTCGGCGAGACCGTCGTCACCGCGACGATTCGCGGCGCACGCGCGCTCGGAACGACGCTCGTCTCGCTGCCGGGGCTCGAAGCGGAGAACGCCGCGCTGAAGAGCCGGCAACGGCATCTGATCGAGGAGAACGCGCGGCTGCACGAGCTCGCCGCGGCTTACGCCGCCGAGTCGGCGGTTCGGCCGGTCGTCGATCTCTATCACGGCATTGAGGCGCGCGTGATCGGCTTTCCGCCGGAGAACGAATCGCGCGCCGTCACGATCGACAAAGGCTCGCATGCGGGCGTCCGGCGAGAGGACGGCGTGATCGCGGCATCCGGCGTCGTGGGGCGCATCGATTCGGTCGGTCCGTTCTCGAGCACCGTCGTGCTCGCGACCGATTACACGAGCCGCATCCCCGCGATCGTCGCGCGCGGCCGCTGGTGGGGAATCGCGCGCGGAAATCTCGAGAGCATCGTCGTCGAGTACATTCCGCAAGATGCGCCGCTGAAAGTCGGCGACGCGGTCGTCACCGGCGAGGGCAGATCGTTTCACTCCGGCGTGCCGATCGGCGCGATCGTCTCCATCGATCGCAGTTACGCAACGCTCTACCAGACGGCCGTCGTGAAACCGGCGGTCGATCTCGGGGCTCTCGATCGCGTTGTCGTCGTTCCGCGATAA